The genomic window AAAAGATGCATGGTTGTAGACAAAacaaattgcccgcagcttccctcgggggaacactgaggaggatgcggagcatataattggttaacggggtgttaaagtgcgacttacttgggtcgatggctaaattggttaacgtggttgtgaaatggggtgttaaattgcggcttacttgggttgatggctaaattggttaacgtggttgtaggagggggtgttaaatgagtgaacacgtacacacgtatgcgaaagggcggcgctggttgaagggacgtcgatcattgtgtttgtggattcgtttgaactcatttcaccgcgaccttggacgtcgacgcgccgtacaaaccaaccgacgagctgcaactgagcgagcgagcgccgaccttgagtatatatacagcgcgacggcgcatgcactgtcagctgtcgaatgttcgagaagggggagaagcgcaacggcgcatgcgcgcgcgtcagctgccgggtttctcgaagcgcgacggcgcatgcgcgcgcgtcagctgccgatgttttcgaagcgtgacggcgcatgcgcgctacattatacagctagcgaatgttcgtgaagaggagaagcgcacgcggtgtgtagaggaggaagggtgcacagatggtggaggagtgaagcgcgcgcggtgtgtagaggaggaagggatgcacagatggtggaagaaggaggaggaagcttgcggacggcgccgcactacaagcctcgagtattagatgctccgcatctaataccCGAGAGGATATTACGCAAGGCAACACTATACTTTGATTCCTGCGCCAGATGACCATGACCTTGTTGACTTTGACGGAGTTCCTCTTAAATCACTTTTAGAAAAAGGCTTGGGGGCTATGCTGACCCGATCGAAAagaacttttttgtttattttcgaaAGCAACAGCTTTGGTTTTCTATTGTTGCCGACTAGATAGCTTTTACGAAGGTCACGCATTTAGGGCACGCTGAGAATGAACGGCAGCCCACAATGATGGCAGCGTCGAGCTGTCAAAGTGCACGAGCTAGCGTTTGGTACCAGATATTGAGATGGCTATTGTTTGTGACCTATGTCGAGAGAGGGTGAAGTACTGTTCCAATACTAGCCTGGAGAAGTTCTCAGAAATTTAAACGATACAGTCAGCCCTTAGTCCTGCCGATGCAATTTAGAGAGGTAGCGCATTAACCGAAGATGAACTGTTTCAACACGGGATGAGCAGACGTAATTTGCAACAATGTACTCACTGAATGGCGCAGGTCAACGTGGGCTGAATGGAAACAGTTCAAAAGCTTGCAAACTAGTGGAGATCACAGCTACCGCCTTACGCTCACTATAGTTATTACGGAGTGCCACTCCTGGGCACTTGCTTCCCTTGGATCTGATAATGGGCCACCTTGACATTCCCACTACCCAattcctatgcgaaaggctgCGGCGTCCTTGCGGTACGGCCATCGTGTTCCATTAGCCAAAAATTGGCCAAGCTTAAAGTAAGCCGGGAAAGCCTTGAAAGGCCAAACTCAACAATTTCCAACAAGAATCTAGTTGCATATAGATTGTTTGTTGGCCTTAGCTAGGTCAAGGAAGTAGTTTCTAGGAAAAATTAAGGTCGTAGGCCAAAAAATCCCCATATGCGAGAACTAACGAACCTGGTGTGGTAAAAAAAGTTGTACTATGACATTATGGGCTGCTTTCCTTGATCACAAACTTTATTCAAACACGCATTAGCATTTCTAAATCTCAGATGCGTAAGAAAGCGGCACTTTCATGAAGTTTGTTTAAGACACCCCCCAGATTTAAGTGACTGGTATatttcacggggggggggggggtttaggGCTGCATGTTGGGCGTTATTTTCTGTGTTAAGCATTTTTCCCAACTAAACGAACACGTTACGCTACGCGCATGCACATGAAAACGGTTGGGTTGGTGCATACAATGTTTCATGGCCTTATGAGTTAACATCATAATCTAGAAAAACACCCCAAAAAACGTAAACTTAATAGCCCAAGATGGCAGCACCCACGTGTCTTAGATAAAATAGTCTCCCAGGAAATTAAAATACTCATTCATGTTTTTCTAATAAAGAAACCTCTTCAACGCAATTTTGTTCTTCGACGAAACTAGGCGGCATTGTGCATCACCGTGCTCTGAAGGAACCAGAAAGGCAAAAAGTAGTGGACAAGTAAGGCATACTTATTTATTGCTAGCACCATTTGCACGTCATATCCACATAAAAATGCCTATACATTTACGATCCAAAGTATTATTTTAGTTCAGACGCATCGTGTGTGTCCACTGCCTATCGATGCAAAATTTTATGTGGTGAACTAGTAAGTCCTGAGTCCTGAAGATTTTAGTGAACGTTGAGTAGCTCTGTAAAAATTGTTTTTCAAAACGACAATATCCGAGAAATCGGCTCGAATAGCACTCTATAGGTCACTATTTGCGTCATCAGGCGAACTATTCTTGCCGGCCTCTTCGAAAGGTGGTAGGCCGAAGAGCTCTGGCTTGATATTTCTCAGTGAGTCGACGCACATGGTGGCCCGCCGCTTGTTTTTTTCGTCCATCCGAGGGTCCGGAAGCATGACGACTTGCATTCCAGCAGCGAGGGCGGCAGTCACACCGTTTGGGGCGTCCTCGAATACTAACACCTAATCACACAGGTCAGAACAAATGTGTCACAATAATGCATGTTGCTACGCGAGTCGATATCACATGAATAAACAATGTTTTGTGCAAATGATACACGAAAATGAAAGTGAACTAGGACGGCCGCGAATGCTATACCCAAAAAATTTTGCACGGCATGTCGCAACAGCAATCGCATTCACTATATAAGATATTGGATGGTTGGTTAGTTGACTCATTTACTACCTTTTCCGTATTTCCTTTGCGCAAAACCCTGTTTAATCACGTATGACCGACTCGACCTGCAAAATACATGATTGAAATGCGTTTCCTCAACAGTGGGCCCTTTTTTGTGTTCAACCATCAGACTGTCTGATTTCATCTGCGATTGCTGCTGTGACCTGCCGTGCAAGATCGTTCACTTACTTTTCTGTGTGTTCTTTGCGACAACCTTGAAGTGATAGCTTTAAAATTCTGAATTCTGAATGGGCGTGCATGAGGCACGCCCATTCAGAATGATAAAGTTCCAACAGTGAGCGGTTTGTTTATTACATAAGGTAAAGGCTTGATGTTTTTTTCTTGAAGGTAAGATATAGCGATTTAGTACTTGAAATTTTCACTATAAAATAATCGTGTGATTTAAACAAAAAGACACAATGATGGGAATACAATGACAGCATATTTTCTGCAATGAGCTCTGCTAATTGAATTAGCGTTTACTTAAATGCTGTAACACCTTCGTTCGAGAGATTATAGGTAGAATGAGTCTAATACCACGTGCAATAGGCGTGGATATTCTCTAGCGACATTTGATTTGACGTGTTCTACATCGCACGCGATACTAACGCCTGGAAGAAGTGTCGGGGAGATTATAGGTAAAATGCGATTGCTAAAAGAGTGGCGGAGAAACCTAGCTATCACAGTTGTCGACCATATGTACAATCTTGCCGAGACATCAACTGTGCAACGGCATATTATTTATTAGAAGGCAACACCATTTCCAGCTTTGTTCGCATTGTAGCATGATTTACAGGACACTAAGCTAAGAATATTTAAGTGCTGCTTGCTTGCTTTCAATGACCCTATGCGACTGCTATATAAGCATCTGTGTATACCACCAGACTCTTTTTATGTGAGCAAGGAACTCAggatgcgaagcgtttctttaCCACTGTTCCTGAAGAAATGCGATCTCGCTGCGAAGAAAGCAACGTTATTCTAATAAGCGATCTATTGAAAAGTTACGAAGTTTGATCCAACATACAGTGTGCGCTATGCTTCCAAATATGTACCCCAACTTCTCAGAATATTCAACTTGTATCGCTAATACTGAACCTTTTTGCAATACTATGTTTGCGCTCCTAAAAAACACAACAAATAAtgacaacaacaaacaacaacaaaaacaggaCCTAAATACTGACAAATAATTTAAAAGTACAAGACACACTTCTGTGTGTTTTTACCATACAGGACCTGATTGGCGATACGTAATTTTGAGGAGTTTCTGCCCTTGAAGTTCATAACAGCTCATAAGGAAAGCTAGATATGGAAGACAATCTTGATATAGAAGAGAAAGCCGATATCTTACATCAATACGCGAAACAAGTAAAAAAGATGCCCGAATAAGTAAACGCGATTCGACAGTGTAGCTCGACCAATCACCGAACAAAGCTCACGAAAATCTCAGAGCTGATAAAAGAAAATTGATCGTTTTTTCAAATACTGCATTCGCATTGATTTTCAAGCAATAAAATTAGCTCAATAAAAAAGATACACTCACACAATTACACAAAATTTGTTATTTAACTGAAAATAATGTCCTGAAAACCTGTACAGTTATTGTCTTTAGGCTAGTGTCCCGTTGTCCTACGTTTAATACAAAAGTTCTCAACTTCAAGGCTCATTGCTTTTTAAGGAAGATGTTAACAAGTCTAAGTTCATACTGTAAGATGATTAGCGCAACCTTAACTCCCGTAAACACTCACACAAACCCAACCTTCCGAGTAACAGAAGCGACATTCGGGTGgttgagtgagtgtgtgagtgtttgcgggAGTCAAAGTTGCGCTAATTATCTTACTATATGacgaataaccaactagcccaacaacaagttttgtGGAGAAGTCTAAGTTGAAAATTAGGATATCAGACACCTTTGCGGGTGGCGGCTTCCCATCAAACTGGGACGCGGCGACCAGGAAGATATCCGGGTGCGGCTTTCCGTGCTTGATCTCGGGGTTGTCGCCTGCGCAGACCACGTGGTGGAACAGTGCGAACAGCTCCTTGTGGTTCGCAGTCTTCATCGTGACTGCGACGCGCTTAGAGCTAGTAGCTATCGCCATGGGGATACTGTGCTTGTGGAGGTGTCGCACGAGCCGATCCACGCCTGCACAGAGCGGTGCTACGTTGCGGTTGGGCAGAACTCTAGACATCAAGCAATATGGAAGATTTTATGGTAATGACACTTCATCTAGGAGGCTCTTCCCAAATCTCTGCCCGACGACAAACTTTCGTTGCACCAGGCAGTCTTGCCTCCGtcagaatagatagatagataggtatatgAACAGATAGATTGTTAGATATAGAGAGAGACAGATAGAGATAGCAATAGAGGGTGAGGTAGAGATAGAAATAgagatagatatataaatagaaaTATAGATAGAGGTATAGACAAATAGAGACATAGACAGATAGAGACctacaaagagacagacagacagacagacagacagacagacagacagacagacagacaaacagacagttCCCTGACTCTTGAAGCAATTCAGGCAATGTTTAAtaaggccctgcaacactttcgtGACAGCCTTGTTAAGAATCGGAACGCGTATAGCAGTTATTACTCAGATAAATGCAACGAGAATGACGAACATTAGTGCACGAAAAGTGAAGTTATGGGTGCTAAAAATTCAAAACTCGAGCAGGCGACAAAAAACGTTCTCTTCCGCACTTCACTTGCCCACGGACGCCAAAGACTTCTATCACAGCGCGCGTCTCTTAAAGACGTAACGGAAATGTCACTTCATGGTGGCCACCACACAATACCTCGCTACCGCTTTTGGAGACGATCATTGTCGGGATACTTCAGCGCAATatatttggtctgtctgtctgtttgtcacgTAAAACGGttcaagtacgaccacatccgcagcgcccacgaaTAATGTGccatattacgcatatctgaggcacagtGTCAACACATTAATTTTCTGTGGTGCGTGTTTTGTACAGTGAGagacacacataagtaattctataAACTGTATCACTTATTAGGCTGCGCTGCCAAtgtgacgctatgcacgaaaagaaGTTTCCTGCCCTTTGCGAAGACaatacggtgctgccacctaccttcAAATTTACAAAACATAGCCTCCAATATTTCACGCTCGCGCTCGCTACAATTGATTAATGGATTGATTGAAAACTTTATTGGACTACGATGTGCTCTCGCTTGTTGGCTTCATCACTAAGGAGGCtatcctttcgttttctgaaattaccGCCAGATCGCGCTCATGCCTCACGCAGTGCCTCCAGTATTCCATTCACCCTTGGGAAGCCAGTGCTGCCCAGGGGGCGTGACACCCTTCCTCCGTTACCCTTCCTACCCTTCCACCGCAcctacggatggatggatggatggatgtggctgtaccctttaaatcgggcagcagctaacgccacctagccgtaatacttagttaactagccattagatttatctttttttctctttaaatagtgaggttgagcattcgtaatttgcagtgaagggtttattttcactcgtgcctttcactcaccaatcagataacctctttctagataagtctacccacttaaagtctattttgccctccccgtccgtaaaccccagtgctttgaaaaaaaatgccgccatatccacgaagtgaatgatgatgagtgggcgaagctccggaggtaaacctggtaaaccataaatcctccgtacattttgcccactcgattttattgcaacgctccccctagcgtacgtcgaagcactatatcgaacgatgacacgcgccatatgtggcatcattcctattttatagcacctcgcatctttcataatcaactacacgtaccgccgtctagtttataacatcttgcatcttttggacagacggacggacggacggacggacggacggacggacggacggacggacggatggacggatggacggatggacggatggacggacggacggatggacggatggatggacggacggacggatggacggatggacggacggacggacggacggacggacggatggacggatggatggatggatggatggatggatggacggacggatggacggatggatggacggacggacggacggacggatggatggacggacggacggacggacggatggacggatggatggacggacggatggacggatggatggatggacggacggacggacggacagacggatggacggatggatggatggatggatggatggatggatggatggatggatggatggacggatggacggatggacggatggacggatggatatggctgtaccctttagatcgggcggtggctagcgtaatacttagaactgaacgagaggtggctacatacaggggacgcacagcccacgccttaaggagcttcgctcctaaaactctgcgccatcatcctgaactatagggtgaagccctttacaaaacattatcaagtgttcggcagtttcttcttcctctccacacgcactgcataccatgtctacccctttgtgtttggcccgatatgtcttggttcgcaatactgccgtcctggcctaaaacagtagagaactttcccgagtatcatcatagatcctttcGAAACTTGGATATTTCGTGCTTAAAAGTGTGATAGATCTCttgtgtggacttcttaatcatgccaattctccacatatcggtttcagctttcatcaccttcttcttaaccgatcttcctcataacttcctcatcccaccaacttttgggtttgtgtcttcttttctgggttgacttgtcacgcgtcttagcaagctctagctcaaacagtctaattagactcatgtatgtccacactgttttattaccctccgtgattactttctcaatttgttatgtggctatttcaatttgcctttctggataaaaatttcgtgtagttgctcatcttgtctccttcccactttcactgctcttccaaaacttagcttgataggtttgtgatcactactcagacttctggagccaccttcatctatgtgcattccactgagcttatcatacatcctatgtgacatcagtgcataatctatcgtcgactgcagccttcctacctcccatgtgttttgcccttcacacttctcggtactgttgcaaatgatcaaatcaagttttcacacatatccatgatcattttgcctgtccggtcggtatacccatctatatcatctatgtgcgcattcatgtctgctagtatagttatctcgcactctcttcccaaCTTCCTACCCTTCGCACACTTGGCGCCACCCTGGCGAGCTGGCTTTGAAACAGGCGCACAGAGCCGCTGCGAGGTGTGCTACGGGCACGTTTTAACTAAAGCCCCTTGATGTTGAGAAGGTACCGCCTTCCACTGTACTCGCCGCAACGCGCTCGACCTCCTCTCTTCCTCCTCGCCCCCCTTCGCGTCCTCCCGGTCTACGAGTTTTCCTGCACGATGATCGGTCTCCTTCGCGGCTGCCCTCAGAGACGCGTGGATCTTGCGCTTTGCTTGTGTTTTTTCCTTTGCGCTCACGCCATTTTTCGCTGACGCTCCGCGTACGAGACGTAGCGCGCACTTCGTTTTCTGTGATTTGTGCGGGCGCTATGCAGTGCTGTGTCGCCTATGACTGCAACAACCACCGTGAAAATAGTTGCACAATTTTTATGACACCCTAAGGTAAAAGCGATGGGTTGCACAAGCAGTAGTGGCTGCGCAACATCGGCCTAAAAAACTTCCTTCCAACAAAGAACAGTGTTCTTTGCGAGGTAGGGCACCTTTATTATTGCCCGTATCAAAGCATCACTGAATGCTtcatttgaaatattgtttcgACCTGCTCATCAGCATACgtgttttttaggagcgaagttcCTTATGCCGTGGGTAGTATGTCCTGCaacgtcgtagtagccagttgcattgcattggatgtcaaaaaaaaaaaggcagattccacgtaccaggaaatggatgttatgcgaagcacgtggaGGGAAGGCGACCGtgcagcaatttttttattgagcgacactgCTTAAAATGAcgctcaatatatgtacaaatgttacacgcacagaaatatgttgaatagctgcagatgtttatataactggTTGCTTGCACTTGAGCAACGATACCAACTGGAACATATgtattagcaacacgagaagctGACATGAGGCGcagatgctcgcgaggatgctgaccgtagacactggtacataaataaaccaaccacaattgacgttaagccgacgtgacggctgtatcaaaggtgtacatatgtaatatttatgaaattgggtaggcagcactgcaactactaatGACGCTTCACGAATATTAACGtgcatttgaaaagtagttacgagacttggcgtagctttgtggtaaaatgcttcattgccacgcagaatgcttggatttgATTCCAGTTGAAACCTtgccatttattctttgcattcgtccggtcgACACTACTGATATCGGGTATTTCCTAGCGCTTGCgctttaaaattgcccatgtgttttCTTGTTGTTTCTGGGTAGTTACTAAGTGCCAATCACTTGCGGCACATACCcgaataccagcggcacataccaacctgtgtgtatgtgccactgtctgttGTCAAGTGTTTGATGACATACGcgacggtattgtgacattattcatgtcttgttgaccagcgcgttatattcattaaaccatcttactctcacatgctaattttggttcacgccaaggcaatcgggtgaccacgagagcacccaaacgtaagcggctatatagatgaatagatagatacgctcaaagtcaccgaagtttgctaaaaatgcttcgcatttaataaaaatggtgtcacagtatatccacggaacgaacgatgatgagtgggacgaagcgccCATCTGCCCGTCCTTTCTTCTgtgcatctgtgcgtccatccgtccgtccgcacgcttcaccccactcgtcatgactcacctcgtggatatgctgtgatctttttctcggCTATTGGTGCGCTGCTTCTGAACTGCTTCTAACAAACTGAATAACAAACTGAAGTTGTTATCAATATGCTGAATTTCTTTgtaagaaacaagaagaaagtTGATTTGTTTGACGTATTTATACAAATTTATGACAGGGAAAGTTGCCTTAAATGTATCTTGTTGCGTTTAGCCAGCCATGCTAGGAATACCCGCCGTAAACATGATTGATCCTTGGCACCCATATTTGCACGAACTAGTAGTGCTTACAAATACAGTTATTTTCCCAGAACAGTGGATAACTGGAGTTCACTCTTTCATCAGTTTTTTTTGGCTCGTCGATTTCGCTATATTGCTGGAAAGTAATCTACTTGGAGATTTGCGTGCAAATTAGTTTTgaattttgttgctgtttcacagacATGAGACCTCTGTTAGCATACAGAtacatgtttgtttttttctgttactgATCACTTGATGTTTCTTATACCCCTCCTGCCTGGACCAAAACGCAGGTCTGCggtatttctaaataaataaataaaataaataaaaacagttGATACCTTATCATCTCGCACCCACCTTGACAATCGTCCAAAACGCACAATTGTAATTAGCTTTCACTGCGAACAATTACGTGGGTTGACACAGCTTCTCGATCGCGCTTTTTGTGACTGTTACGATTCGTTTACGAAAACGTTTGTAgagaaaacaaatgaatgaatggCTAGAGATGATACTAACTGGCGCTTGTCTCTGTAAGGGcatctatttttcgtttttttttggggggtgggggtATGAACACCCAGTAATCTTGAAAGAGATGCGGTTCATCAAAAGAAGTTAAGGAACACAgaggcacaagaaaaaaaaagctatagtaCAGTGATAGTGAAAGTGAGCCATTTTGTAGGAGACCGTGGCCGCAGTCGTTTTGGTCACGCCTGCATGTTTTCCAGTCACCAAGAAGAAAGTATACCATCTTTTATACCAGTGTCACATAGATACTTGTGACCGGGATCAGTCAGTCCGGATAAGATTTTGCGGTCA from Rhipicephalus microplus isolate Deutch F79 chromosome 7, USDA_Rmic, whole genome shotgun sequence includes these protein-coding regions:
- the LOC119187076 gene encoding pseudouridine-5'-phosphatase, with amino-acid sequence MAAKFMPVTHVIFDLDGVVLDTEKIHEEAVQTIASRYGKKYTWELKVKLMGTTGPDSARMVIDGLNLPLTVGDYLADLGRIYAEKYPKVDLMPGVDRLVRHLHKHSIPMAIATSSKRVAVTMKTANHKELFALFHHVVCAGDNPEIKHGKPHPDIFLVAASQFDGKPPPAKVLVFEDAPNGVTAALAAGMQVVMLPDPRMDEKNKRRATMCVDSLRNIKPELFGLPPFEEAGKNSSPDDANSDL